In the Neomonachus schauinslandi chromosome 13, ASM220157v2, whole genome shotgun sequence genome, one interval contains:
- the IGFBPL1 gene encoding insulin-like growth factor-binding protein-like 1, translated as MPRSPSLFPLLLLLLPPPLAPGLGLRATGGRAARDECGCCVRCLGAEGASCGGRAGARCGPGLVCASRAAGAAPEGTGLCVCAQRGAVCGSDGRSYPSICALRLRVRHAPRPHPGHLHKARDGPCEFAPLVVTPPRSVHNVPGAQVNLSCEVRAVPTPVVTWRKVTQSPEGTQVLEDLPGDHVNIAVQVQGGPSDHEATAWVLIKPLRKEDEGVYLCSSANAVGEAQAHGTVTVLDLSKYTAPHPPAPDDRM; from the exons ATGCCACGCTCACCCTCGCTCTTCCCgctgctgctgctcctgctgccgccgccgctggcCCCAGGCCTCGGGCTCCGCGCCACCGGCGGCCG CGCGGCGCGCGACGAGTGCGGCTGCTGCGTGCGCTGCCTGGGCGCCGAGGGCGCGAGCTGCGGGGGGCGGGCGGGCGCGCGCTGTGGCCCCGGCCTGGTGTGCGCCAGCCGCGCCGCGGGGGCGGCGCCCGAGGGTACCGGGCTCTGTGTGTGCGCGCAGCGCGGCGCCGTCTGCGGCTCCGACGGCCGCTCCTACCCCAGCATCTGCGCGCTGCGCCTGCGCGTCCGGCACGCGCCCCGCCCGCACCCTGGCCACCTGCACAAGGCGCGCGATGGCCCCTGCGAATTTG ctcctctggTCGTCACGCCACCCCGCAGTGTTCACAACGTCCCCGGGGCCCAGGTGAACCTGTCCTGTGAGGTGAGGGCTGTGCCCACCCCTGTCGTCACGTGGAGGAAG GTCACACAGTCTCCTGAGGGTACCCAGGTGCTGGAGGACCTGCCTGGGGACCACGTCAATATCGCTGTCCAGGTGCAAGGGGGCCCTTCTGACCACGAGGCCACAGCCTGGGTTTTG ATCAAGCCTCTGAGAAAGGAAGATGAGGGAGTGTACTTGTGCTCTTCAGCCAACGCGGTTGGGGAGGCTCAGGCCCACGGCACGGTGACGGTTCTAGATCTGAGTAAAtacacagccccccaccccccagctccagATGACCGCATGTGA